From the Streptomyces nigrescens genome, one window contains:
- a CDS encoding ABC transporter substrate-binding protein, producing MTGRRRSSPRPFAHAPAVASTVACTAVIASLLSGCGSLPGASGDSGEKDPVTVMTWAPEGTKATNMPGMPAMAQAYARWVNSQGGIRGHHLRVLTCNERNDSVSAAQCAQRAVDQGAVAVVGSYSQFGRSFMSPLEVKGVPFIGGYGASDEEFESPLSYPVNGGQASLLAGNGRQLARDCSRVALVRPDTIQGDQMPSLLNSGLESGSRHPAKDIKAPEDGTDYSTEVNRALDGVGADPLVYGTSEAGGKAAGSCVTASLGDHTDAFFDSFRRLQEDSPKVRVASVLGSVGQSLVNRTGGRSGPLEGADITGWYPAAGDSRWEPMRKVIKDFAFNDNRIDPADQGTQTTWIAYTVLRSLIEDLDDEGIEDITPHALQTTLDRGDRAVDTGGLTPKLRWREDDMLAVQDFPRIVNGTVTYQVVRDGELVAAQHGFVNVTKTLERRRPDS from the coding sequence GGTCGCTTCGACGGTGGCATGTACGGCGGTCATCGCGTCACTGCTCTCGGGCTGCGGCTCCCTCCCCGGAGCCTCGGGGGACTCCGGGGAGAAGGACCCGGTCACGGTGATGACCTGGGCGCCCGAGGGCACCAAGGCCACCAATATGCCGGGTATGCCCGCCATGGCGCAGGCCTACGCCCGCTGGGTCAACTCCCAGGGCGGCATCAGGGGCCACCACCTACGGGTGCTGACCTGCAACGAGCGCAACGACTCGGTGTCCGCCGCCCAGTGCGCCCAGCGCGCGGTGGACCAGGGCGCGGTCGCCGTCGTCGGCTCCTACAGCCAGTTCGGCCGCTCGTTCATGTCGCCGCTGGAGGTCAAGGGCGTCCCCTTCATCGGCGGCTACGGCGCCTCGGACGAGGAGTTCGAGAGCCCGCTGTCCTATCCCGTCAACGGCGGGCAGGCCTCCCTGCTCGCCGGGAACGGCCGCCAGTTGGCGCGCGACTGCAGCCGCGTCGCGCTGGTCCGCCCGGACACCATCCAGGGCGACCAGATGCCGTCCCTGCTCAACTCCGGCCTGGAGAGCGGCAGCCGGCACCCGGCCAAGGACATCAAGGCGCCCGAGGACGGCACCGACTACTCGACCGAGGTGAACCGCGCCCTGGACGGTGTGGGCGCCGACCCGCTCGTCTACGGCACGTCGGAAGCCGGCGGCAAAGCGGCCGGCTCCTGTGTGACCGCCTCGCTCGGTGATCACACCGATGCGTTCTTCGACTCGTTCCGGCGTCTGCAGGAGGACAGCCCCAAGGTGCGGGTCGCCTCCGTTCTGGGCAGCGTCGGCCAGTCGCTGGTGAACCGTACGGGCGGCAGATCCGGGCCGCTGGAAGGCGCGGACATCACCGGCTGGTATCCGGCCGCCGGCGATTCACGCTGGGAGCCGATGCGCAAGGTCATCAAGGACTTCGCGTTCAACGACAACCGCATCGACCCCGCCGACCAGGGCACACAGACGACCTGGATCGCCTACACCGTGCTGCGTTCGCTGATCGAGGATCTCGATGACGAGGGCATCGAGGACATCACCCCGCACGCCCTGCAGACGACGCTGGACCGCGGTGACCGTGCCGTCGACACCGGCGGGCTGACCCCGAAGCTGCGCTGGCGCGAGGACGACATGCTCGCCGTCCAGGACTTCCCGCGCATCGTGAACGGGACGGTGACCTACCAGGTCGTCCGGGACGGCGAGTTGGTCGCCGCCCAGCACGGCTTCGTGAACGTCACCAAGACGCTGGAACGGCGGCGCCCGGACAGCTGA
- a CDS encoding transcriptional regulator: MAARPLVARQPNERLQALIQEAACSNAGLARRVNMCGAEHGLDLRYDKTSVARWLRGQQPRGRAPAVIAEALGRKLGRTVTIDEIGMADGKNLASGVGLQFSPTVLGAIEQVCELWRSDVGRRDFLSGSTVAASALVEPSRDWLITGADTQVARNAGARVGISDVEAVRAMTTALSELDHRFGAGHVRPVVVHYLNSVVSGLLAGSYRESVGRELFAAVARLTELGGYMAVDTGQPGLAQRYYIQALRLAQAAGDRGYGGYVLAASMSHLAASLGNPREIAQLARAAQEGARGHVTPRVEAMFCAAEARGHALMGDGRAFQVVAGRAVAAMERADAAAEAGDDPVWIAHFDQAYLADELAHCHRDLGQPGPAAQRAQEALDGHPAGRARRRAIGLLLLAGAQVQQREVEQACHTGTQAVDLLSGLRSDRGAEYLEDFQLRLEPYRDEPVVREFSARLELRATAA, from the coding sequence ATGGCCGCCAGGCCACTCGTCGCACGGCAGCCCAACGAACGGCTGCAGGCGCTGATCCAGGAAGCCGCCTGTTCCAACGCGGGGCTCGCCCGTCGCGTCAACATGTGCGGTGCGGAACACGGTCTCGACCTCCGCTACGACAAGACCTCCGTGGCCAGATGGCTGCGCGGACAGCAACCACGGGGCCGCGCGCCGGCCGTCATCGCGGAGGCGCTGGGGCGCAAGCTGGGGCGCACGGTCACCATCGACGAGATCGGGATGGCCGACGGCAAGAACCTCGCGTCCGGGGTGGGGCTGCAGTTCTCGCCCACCGTCCTCGGGGCGATCGAGCAGGTCTGTGAGCTGTGGCGCAGCGATGTCGGCCGGCGCGACTTCCTCAGTGGTTCCACGGTCGCGGCGTCCGCCCTGGTGGAGCCCAGTCGCGACTGGCTGATCACGGGGGCGGACACCCAGGTCGCCCGGAACGCCGGCGCCCGGGTCGGGATCTCGGACGTCGAGGCGGTCCGCGCCATGACCACGGCGCTCAGCGAGCTCGACCACCGTTTCGGCGCCGGACATGTCCGGCCGGTCGTCGTGCACTACCTCAACAGCGTGGTCTCGGGGCTGCTGGCCGGCTCCTACCGTGAGTCCGTCGGGCGGGAACTCTTCGCCGCCGTCGCGCGGTTGACCGAACTGGGCGGCTACATGGCCGTCGACACCGGCCAGCCCGGCCTCGCCCAGCGCTACTACATCCAGGCGCTGCGGCTGGCCCAGGCGGCCGGTGACCGCGGCTACGGCGGCTATGTGCTCGCCGCGAGCATGAGCCATCTCGCCGCCTCGCTCGGCAATCCACGGGAGATCGCCCAGCTCGCGCGCGCCGCGCAGGAAGGCGCCCGCGGCCATGTCACACCGCGCGTGGAGGCGATGTTCTGCGCGGCGGAGGCCCGCGGGCATGCGCTGATGGGCGACGGCCGGGCCTTCCAGGTGGTGGCGGGCCGGGCGGTCGCCGCGATGGAGCGCGCCGACGCGGCCGCCGAAGCGGGCGACGACCCCGTCTGGATCGCCCACTTCGACCAGGCCTACCTGGCCGATGAACTCGCCCACTGCCACCGCGACTTGGGGCAGCCGGGGCCCGCCGCGCAGCGGGCGCAGGAGGCGCTGGACGGGCATCCGGCCGGCCGCGCCCGGCGCCGGGCCATCGGTCTGCTGCTGCTGGCCGGCGCCCAGGTGCAGCAGCGCGAGGTGGAGCAGGCCTGCCATACGGGCACCCAGGCGGTGGATCTGCTGAGCGGGCTGCGGTCGGACCGTGGCGCGGAGTATCTGGAGGACTTTCAGCTGCGTTTGGAGCCTTATCGGGACGAACCGGTGGTGCGGGAGTTCAGCGCGCGACTGGAGCTGAGGGCCACGGCGGCGTGA
- a CDS encoding bifunctional DNA primase/polymerase, whose product MEETIGVTGASQIPLQRGEQLLDTAVRYAEERHWDVFPGAWLEHDGETPRCSCDAVDCAAPGAHPAGPGWAGQASGSATAVRRMWSKHPRASILLPTGRTFEALDVPETAGCLALARMERMGLALGPVTRTPDRRMLFLVLPGASVKVPALVRTLGWAPAALDLICRGEGEYIAAPPTRVGAHGSVQWARRPTPANRWLPDAEELISPLAYACARDAVALRGR is encoded by the coding sequence GTGGAAGAGACCATCGGAGTCACAGGAGCCTCGCAAATTCCCCTGCAGCGCGGCGAGCAGCTGCTCGACACTGCGGTGCGTTACGCGGAAGAACGGCATTGGGACGTGTTCCCCGGCGCATGGCTGGAGCACGACGGTGAGACACCGCGCTGCTCGTGCGACGCCGTCGATTGCGCGGCACCCGGCGCGCACCCCGCCGGCCCCGGCTGGGCCGGACAGGCCAGTGGCAGCGCGACCGCCGTCCGCCGTATGTGGAGCAAGCATCCGCGGGCCTCGATCCTGCTGCCGACGGGCCGGACGTTCGAGGCGCTCGACGTGCCCGAGACGGCGGGCTGTCTGGCGCTGGCCCGTATGGAGCGGATGGGGCTGGCGCTCGGTCCGGTCACCCGCACCCCCGACCGCCGGATGCTCTTCCTCGTCCTTCCCGGCGCCTCGGTGAAGGTGCCCGCCCTCGTACGCACCCTGGGCTGGGCGCCGGCCGCGCTCGATCTGATCTGCCGCGGCGAGGGCGAGTACATCGCCGCACCGCCGACCCGGGTGGGCGCGCACGGCTCGGTGCAGTGGGCGCGCCGCCCCACCCCCGCCAACCGCTGGCTGCCGGACGCGGAGGAGCTGATCAGCCCGCTCGCCTATGCCTGCGCACGGGACGCGGTCGCTCTCCGGGGACGCTGA
- a CDS encoding ABC transporter ATP-binding protein — MANEPEHIDERGASAPPQRTTAASAGGSATAPGGEAAGPPAVRIQGLWKKFGEQIAVNGIDLTLPAGRFIGLVGPNGAGKTTTLSMVTGLLRPDAGLVEIGGHDVWRDPVSVKSRIGVLPEGLRLFERLSGRELLGYIGRLRGLPGDEVDKRAAQLLDVLDLAGSQHKLVVDYSTGMRKKIGLAAALLHNPEVLFLDEPFEGVDPVSAQTIRGVLERYTTSGATVIFSSHVMELVESLCDWVAVIAAGQIRADGPLAQVRGAAPSLQDAFLELVGANDRGAGANLDWLGGGGAR; from the coding sequence GTGGCGAACGAGCCGGAACACATCGATGAGCGGGGCGCATCGGCACCGCCGCAGCGCACCACGGCCGCTTCTGCGGGCGGATCGGCCACGGCCCCAGGGGGCGAAGCGGCCGGCCCGCCCGCCGTCCGCATCCAGGGCCTGTGGAAGAAGTTCGGCGAGCAGATCGCCGTCAACGGCATCGATCTGACGCTGCCCGCCGGCCGCTTCATCGGACTGGTCGGCCCCAACGGCGCCGGCAAGACCACCACCCTGTCCATGGTGACGGGCCTGCTGCGGCCGGACGCCGGGCTGGTCGAGATCGGCGGGCACGACGTCTGGCGGGACCCGGTGTCCGTCAAGTCCCGGATCGGGGTGCTCCCCGAGGGGCTGCGGCTCTTCGAGCGGCTGTCGGGCCGCGAACTCCTCGGCTACATAGGGCGTCTGCGCGGCCTTCCGGGCGACGAGGTCGACAAGCGGGCCGCGCAGCTGCTGGACGTGCTCGATCTGGCCGGATCGCAGCACAAGCTGGTGGTCGACTACTCCACCGGTATGCGCAAGAAGATCGGGCTGGCGGCGGCGCTGCTGCACAACCCCGAGGTCCTCTTCCTCGACGAGCCCTTCGAAGGCGTCGACCCGGTATCGGCGCAGACCATCCGCGGCGTACTGGAGCGCTACACCACCTCCGGCGCGACGGTGATCTTCTCCAGCCATGTGATGGAACTGGTCGAGTCGCTCTGCGACTGGGTCGCGGTGATCGCCGCCGGGCAGATCCGGGCGGACGGCCCGCTCGCGCAGGTGCGCGGCGCGGCGCCCTCGCTTCAGGACGCGTTCCTCGAACTCGTCGGCGCGAACGACCGGGGCGCGGGAGCGAACCTGGACTGGCTGGGCGGTGGCGGCGCCCGATGA
- a CDS encoding transporter: protein MSTESAAVAAGPAAAPSLTAVFVRLKLTLLRNGLRQSTGRTLAYVSSVIVGLLFASGVVVGLIALRGNPHVGALVVLLTGILTLGWAAMPLFFPASDETLDPTRLVMLPLRPRPLIVSLLVASLVGIGPVVTLALVTGSVIAVADGAAAAAVGVVAVVLVVLVCVSLARAVATASVRLLTSRRGRDLAVLSGLFIAIGAQGVNIAAQKLGRPDGLSVLEPLGNVLRWVPPVSAVGAVDDAGHGEYGRALAGLGLTVLALVLLLWWWQRTLTTLMTSPDSSTLQAVEKDSARRSGERGLARLLSRGRTGTVILRSLRYGWRDPKSKMSWATALAAGLLVPVISAVQGNGSIYTAFSAATLLGLQMYNQFGQDTSAFWMVASTIATPRDAYQELRARALALALVAVPYVTLVVIGSAALIGPWSAFLEVYGLSLAVLGALLATGALSSALFPYSIPSEGNKNVAPGQGAIAWFSLFGGVVAGAVLCAPLLGLTIWLHVAGLHHLLWVLLPAGVVYGVGIAVLGLRLAAPRVVGRLPEILGAVSKG from the coding sequence ATGAGCACCGAATCCGCCGCGGTGGCCGCAGGCCCGGCCGCCGCGCCGTCCCTGACCGCCGTCTTCGTACGGCTGAAGCTGACGCTGCTGCGCAACGGGCTGCGTCAGTCGACCGGGCGCACGCTGGCGTATGTCTCGTCCGTCATCGTGGGCCTGCTGTTCGCCTCGGGTGTCGTGGTGGGGCTGATCGCGCTGCGCGGCAACCCCCATGTCGGCGCGCTGGTCGTGCTGCTCACCGGGATCCTCACCCTGGGCTGGGCGGCGATGCCGCTGTTCTTCCCGGCGAGTGACGAGACCCTCGATCCGACCCGGCTGGTCATGCTGCCGCTGCGGCCGCGGCCGCTGATCGTCTCGCTGCTGGTGGCCTCGCTCGTCGGCATCGGCCCGGTCGTCACCCTGGCGCTGGTGACCGGCTCGGTGATCGCGGTCGCGGACGGGGCGGCCGCCGCGGCCGTCGGCGTGGTGGCCGTGGTCCTGGTGGTGCTGGTCTGCGTGTCGCTGGCGCGGGCGGTCGCCACTGCCTCGGTGCGGCTGCTGACCAGCCGGCGGGGCCGCGATCTCGCCGTGCTGAGCGGCCTGTTCATCGCCATCGGCGCCCAGGGCGTCAATATCGCCGCCCAGAAGCTGGGGCGGCCGGACGGCCTGTCCGTACTGGAGCCGCTGGGCAACGTCCTGCGCTGGGTGCCGCCGGTGTCGGCGGTGGGCGCCGTCGACGACGCCGGACACGGGGAGTACGGGCGGGCGCTGGCCGGCCTGGGGCTGACGGTGCTGGCGCTGGTCCTGCTGCTGTGGTGGTGGCAGCGCACCCTGACCACCCTGATGACGTCCCCGGACTCCTCCACCCTCCAGGCGGTGGAGAAGGACAGCGCACGCCGCAGCGGGGAGCGGGGCCTTGCGCGGCTGCTGTCGCGCGGGCGCACCGGCACGGTCATCCTCCGTTCGCTGCGCTACGGATGGCGCGACCCCAAGTCGAAGATGTCGTGGGCGACCGCACTCGCCGCCGGACTGCTGGTACCGGTCATCTCGGCCGTACAGGGCAACGGCAGCATCTACACCGCGTTCTCGGCGGCCACGCTGCTCGGCCTGCAGATGTACAACCAGTTCGGCCAGGACACCTCGGCGTTCTGGATGGTCGCCTCGACGATCGCCACCCCGCGGGACGCCTATCAGGAGCTGCGCGCCCGCGCGTTGGCGCTGGCGCTGGTGGCCGTCCCGTACGTCACGCTGGTCGTCATCGGCAGCGCGGCGCTCATCGGGCCGTGGTCGGCGTTCCTGGAGGTGTACGGGCTCTCGCTGGCGGTGCTTGGCGCCCTGCTGGCCACCGGGGCGCTGTCCTCGGCGCTCTTCCCGTATTCGATCCCCTCGGAGGGCAACAAGAACGTCGCACCGGGACAGGGCGCGATCGCCTGGTTCAGTCTCTTCGGCGGCGTCGTGGCGGGTGCCGTGCTGTGCGCACCGCTGCTGGGCCTGACGATCTGGCTGCATGTCGCCGGTCTGCACCACCTGCTGTGGGTGCTGCTGCCGGCCGGTGTGGTCTACGGCGTGGGCATCGCGGTGCTGGGGCTGCGGCTGGCTGCGCCGCGGGTGGTAGGGCGGCTGCCGGAGATTCTGGGGGCCGTCAGCAAGGGCTGA
- a CDS encoding alpha/beta fold hydrolase encodes MVRRIDVAGADGVRLAAWEFTDPPKIGGGLEEGEQRPGVLLLHGLMGRASHWAATARRLSARHRPVALDQRGHGRSEKPAEGPYDREAYVDDAIAAIEQLGLAPVALVGHAMGALTAWQLASRRPDLVSALVICDMRASALGAASQREWTEWFRSWPVPFATLADVRKWFGEDDPTLERPRPARGEFFAEVMAERADGWRPVFSRRQMLSARETWVHDAHWEELAQVPCPALVVRGLDAELGRAEAQEMVRVLPRGAYAEIPDAGHLLPWEQPDAWCAAIEPFLQAATVPK; translated from the coding sequence ATGGTGCGGCGCATCGATGTAGCAGGGGCCGACGGCGTGCGTCTCGCCGCCTGGGAGTTCACCGACCCGCCCAAGATCGGCGGCGGGCTGGAGGAGGGCGAGCAGCGGCCGGGCGTGCTGCTGCTCCATGGCCTGATGGGGCGCGCCTCGCACTGGGCGGCCACCGCACGCCGCCTGAGCGCCCGTCACCGCCCGGTCGCGCTGGACCAGCGGGGCCACGGGCGCAGCGAGAAGCCCGCCGAGGGGCCGTATGACCGCGAGGCGTATGTCGATGACGCCATCGCCGCCATCGAGCAGCTCGGCCTCGCCCCGGTCGCCCTCGTCGGGCATGCCATGGGCGCCCTGACGGCGTGGCAGTTAGCGTCCCGGCGCCCGGATCTGGTCAGTGCGCTGGTCATCTGCGATATGCGGGCGTCGGCGCTCGGCGCGGCCTCGCAGCGCGAATGGACCGAGTGGTTCCGGTCCTGGCCGGTGCCGTTCGCCACCCTCGCGGATGTCCGTAAGTGGTTCGGCGAGGACGATCCGACCCTGGAGCGGCCCAGACCCGCCCGCGGGGAGTTCTTCGCCGAGGTGATGGCCGAGCGCGCCGACGGCTGGCGGCCCGTCTTCTCCCGCCGGCAGATGCTCAGCGCCCGTGAGACCTGGGTCCATGACGCTCATTGGGAAGAGCTCGCCCAGGTGCCGTGCCCGGCCCTCGTGGTCCGCGGCCTCGATGCCGAACTCGGCCGCGCCGAGGCCCAGGAGATGGTCCGGGTCCTGCCCCGCGGTGCCTACGCCGAGATCCCCGACGCCGGGCATCTGCTCCCGTGGGAGCAGCCCGACGCCTGGTGCGCCGCCATCGAACCGTTTCTCCAGGCGGCCACGGTGCCGAAGTAG
- a CDS encoding metal-dependent transcriptional regulator — protein sequence MSGLIDTTEMYLRTILELEEEGVVPMRARIAERLEQSGPTVSQTVARMERDGLLQVAGDRHLELTEEGRRLATRVMRKHRLAECLLVDVIGLEWEQVHAEACRWEHVMSEAVERRVVELLRHPTESPYGNPIPGLEELGEKAGGDPFLDAGMVSLMDLDAGADGKTAVVRRIGEPIQADAQLMYTLRRAGVQPGAVVSVTESPAGVLVGSSGEAAELDSEIASHVFVAKR from the coding sequence ATGTCCGGACTGATCGACACCACGGAGATGTATCTCCGCACCATCCTCGAGCTGGAAGAGGAGGGTGTGGTGCCCATGCGCGCCCGCATCGCGGAGCGGCTCGAACAGAGCGGCCCGACGGTGAGCCAGACGGTGGCGCGCATGGAGCGAGACGGTCTGCTGCAGGTCGCGGGCGACCGGCATCTGGAGCTGACGGAGGAGGGCCGGCGGCTGGCGACGCGGGTGATGCGCAAGCACCGCCTCGCCGAGTGCCTGCTCGTCGACGTCATCGGGCTCGAATGGGAGCAGGTCCACGCCGAGGCGTGTCGCTGGGAGCATGTGATGAGCGAGGCGGTCGAGCGCCGCGTCGTGGAACTGCTGCGGCACCCCACGGAGTCCCCGTACGGCAACCCCATCCCGGGGCTGGAGGAGCTGGGCGAGAAGGCCGGGGGCGACCCGTTCCTGGACGCAGGCATGGTGAGCCTGATGGATCTGGACGCCGGGGCCGACGGGAAGACGGCCGTGGTGCGCCGGATCGGTGAGCCGATCCAGGCGGACGCCCAGCTGATGTACACCCTGCGGCGGGCCGGTGTGCAGCCGGGCGCGGTGGTGAGCGTGACGGAGTCGCCGGCCGGGGTGCTGGTCGGCAGCAGCGGCGAGGCCGCCGAGCTGGACTCCGAGATCGCCTCGCATGTCTTCGTGGCCAAGCGCTGA
- a CDS encoding SIS domain-containing protein has translation MAESDRSDRLAGKYFDAAIDLLQQVRDEEGDRITAAGALIADTVAAGGRVFSFGAGHSSLPAQDTVYRAGGLAIMNLLSVPGVVGVDVRPATLGSALERVDGLAAAVLDTSPLEPGDVLVIISLSGRNALPVEMALHARALGIKVIGVTSVAYADATTSRHASGGFLRDHCDLVLDSRIPVGDAELTLPGIDAPFAPASTVVTSAIMQAVVATAAGTLAERGIDPPLLRSGNVDSGHDWNARVMGAYADRIFYRQ, from the coding sequence ATGGCTGAGAGCGACCGGAGCGACCGGCTGGCCGGGAAGTACTTCGACGCCGCGATCGACCTGCTGCAGCAGGTCCGCGACGAGGAGGGCGACCGGATCACCGCGGCCGGTGCGCTGATCGCGGACACCGTCGCGGCGGGCGGCCGGGTCTTCTCCTTCGGTGCCGGGCACTCCTCGCTCCCCGCCCAGGACACGGTCTACCGCGCGGGCGGGCTGGCAATCATGAATCTGCTGTCCGTCCCGGGCGTGGTCGGCGTGGACGTGCGGCCGGCGACCCTCGGCAGCGCGCTGGAGCGGGTCGACGGGCTGGCCGCGGCCGTCCTGGACACCAGCCCGCTGGAGCCGGGCGATGTGCTGGTGATCATCTCGCTCTCCGGGCGCAATGCGCTGCCCGTCGAGATGGCCCTGCACGCCCGCGCCCTCGGCATCAAGGTCATCGGCGTGACGTCGGTGGCGTACGCGGACGCGACCACCTCCCGGCACGCCTCCGGGGGCTTCCTGAGGGACCACTGCGATCTCGTGCTGGACAGCCGCATCCCGGTCGGCGACGCGGAGCTGACGCTGCCGGGCATCGACGCGCCGTTCGCCCCCGCCTCCACGGTCGTCACCAGCGCGATCATGCAGGCCGTGGTGGCGACGGCCGCGGGCACGCTCGCCGAGCGGGGCATCGACCCGCCGCTCCTGCGCTCCGGCAACGTCGACAGCGGGCACGACTGGAACGCCCGGGTGATGGGCGCGTACGCGGACCGGATCTTCTACCGGCAGTGA
- a CDS encoding PAS domain-containing protein: protein MTASSASSAASASARCAADETDDSGLLAALLDGMDAALAAFAADGTVTHWNHEAERILGWTTAEAVGRTGLTGWAVRKEDADGIEAALAAAMRSPGRQVHEFALLTKDGHRVLVRTQSSAVRAPGGRVVGVYCAFSEVHTQMDLERSIALSEALFEDASWGVVLIDADLRPAVVNAHAARALGVGRTALLGRPLGELLAQGVEELECALQHVLAEGAPPAAAELWVTLRSAEAEVPRRCWRSGFVRLASPLAEEPVPLGVAWLFQDVTDAKRAEQESSLLRFRAQQLHRAGRAAAECPDPAGAAAVHLDFALAGFADHGLVDLATTPAPAPFGAVAEGDGFDAYDVEGAYGAEGAAGAGGGAEPSSGAGGAAVTGAGAGRRARAGAPRLVRTLVSPAGSPGPSETLAAAGIPAPYVPGHPALQAYERRGSVRTSAGPASPEGWAAARNWPDGTVHGLCVVLCSRGRRLGVATFLRAPARRPFDRADADYAEEVAARIAASLDLAGAAAR from the coding sequence GTGACTGCTTCGTCAGCTTCTTCCGCCGCGTCGGCCTCGGCGCGCTGCGCCGCCGACGAGACCGATGACTCGGGTCTGCTCGCCGCGCTCCTGGACGGTATGGACGCCGCCCTGGCCGCCTTCGCCGCGGACGGCACGGTCACCCACTGGAACCACGAAGCCGAGCGCATCCTGGGCTGGACCACCGCCGAGGCCGTCGGCCGTACGGGCCTGACCGGCTGGGCGGTCCGCAAGGAGGACGCCGACGGGATCGAGGCCGCGCTGGCGGCCGCCATGCGCTCCCCGGGCCGCCAGGTCCATGAGTTCGCCCTGCTGACCAAGGACGGCCACCGCGTCCTCGTCCGCACCCAGTCCTCCGCGGTCCGCGCCCCCGGCGGCCGGGTCGTGGGCGTCTACTGCGCCTTCAGCGAGGTGCACACCCAAATGGACCTGGAGCGGTCCATCGCGCTCAGCGAGGCGCTGTTCGAGGACGCGTCGTGGGGCGTGGTGCTGATCGACGCCGATCTGCGGCCCGCGGTCGTCAACGCGCACGCCGCCCGCGCCCTGGGCGTGGGGCGCACGGCCCTGCTGGGCCGCCCCCTGGGCGAGCTGCTGGCGCAGGGCGTCGAGGAGCTGGAGTGCGCCCTGCAGCACGTCCTCGCCGAGGGCGCGCCGCCGGCCGCCGCCGAGCTGTGGGTGACGCTGCGCTCCGCGGAGGCCGAGGTGCCGCGCCGGTGCTGGCGCAGCGGTTTCGTCCGGCTGGCCTCCCCGCTGGCGGAGGAGCCGGTACCGCTGGGCGTGGCCTGGCTCTTCCAGGACGTCACGGACGCCAAGCGCGCCGAGCAGGAGAGCTCCCTGCTGCGCTTCCGTGCCCAGCAGCTGCACCGGGCGGGCCGGGCGGCCGCGGAGTGCCCGGACCCGGCCGGGGCCGCCGCGGTCCACCTCGACTTCGCGCTGGCGGGCTTTGCCGACCACGGTCTGGTCGATCTCGCCACGACGCCCGCGCCGGCCCCGTTCGGGGCGGTCGCCGAGGGCGATGGGTTCGATGCGTACGACGTGGAGGGCGCGTACGGGGCGGAGGGTGCGGCGGGCGCCGGGGGCGGGGCCGAACCGTCGTCCGGTGCCGGGGGCGCCGCCGTCACCGGGGCGGGGGCCGGGCGCCGTGCGCGAGCGGGCGCGCCCCGTCTGGTGCGGACCCTGGTGTCTCCGGCCGGTTCCCCCGGGCCGTCCGAGACGTTGGCGGCGGCCGGCATTCCCGCGCCGTATGTGCCGGGCCATCCGGCGCTCCAGGCGTACGAGCGGCGCGGTTCGGTGCGTACCAGCGCCGGGCCCGCCTCGCCCGAGGGCTGGGCGGCCGCCCGTAATTGGCCGGACGGCACCGTGCACGGGCTGTGTGTGGTGCTGTGCAGCCGCGGCCGCAGGCTCGGCGTCGCGACCTTTCTGCGGGCGCCCGCGCGCCGCCCGTTCGACCGCGCGGACGCGGACTACGCGGAGGAGGTCGCGGCGCGGATCGCCGCGTCCCTGGACCTCGCGGGCGCGGCCGCGCGCTGA
- the pdxH gene encoding pyridoxamine 5'-phosphate oxidase — protein sequence MRAHYRAEGLVESDLAASPYDQFARWFKDATVAGLHEPNAMVVSTVDPAGRPSSRTVLLKAFDDRGFVFFTNYNSRKGRELAENPAISLLFPWHPLARQVVVTGTAERIGRDETAAYFRTRPHGSQLGAWASDQSARVGSREELERAYEELAARYPEGEQVPAPPHWGGYRIAAETIEFWQGRLNRLHDRLRYVREGDAWSVERLAP from the coding sequence ATGCGCGCCCACTACCGCGCCGAGGGACTCGTCGAGTCCGACCTTGCCGCCAGCCCGTACGACCAGTTCGCGCGCTGGTTCAAGGACGCGACGGTGGCCGGTCTGCACGAGCCGAACGCGATGGTCGTCTCGACGGTGGACCCGGCGGGCCGGCCGAGCTCACGGACCGTGCTCCTGAAGGCGTTCGACGACCGCGGCTTTGTGTTCTTCACGAACTACAACAGCCGGAAGGGCCGTGAACTGGCCGAGAATCCGGCCATCTCGCTGCTGTTCCCCTGGCACCCCCTCGCCCGTCAGGTCGTGGTGACCGGCACCGCGGAGCGCATCGGCCGTGACGAGACCGCCGCCTACTTCCGCACCCGTCCGCACGGCTCCCAGCTGGGAGCCTGGGCCAGCGACCAGTCCGCACGGGTCGGCTCGCGCGAGGAACTGGAGCGCGCCTACGAGGAATTGGCGGCCCGCTACCCGGAGGGCGAGCAGGTGCCGGCGCCGCCGCACTGGGGCGGCTACCGGATCGCCGCCGAGACGATCGAATTCTGGCAGGGCCGGCTCAACCGGCTGCACGACCGGCTGCGGTATGTGCGGGAGGGCGACGCCTGGAGCGTGGAGCGGCTGGCGCCCTGA